The Scyliorhinus torazame isolate Kashiwa2021f chromosome 10, sScyTor2.1, whole genome shotgun sequence genome contains a region encoding:
- the LOC140430280 gene encoding uncharacterized protein has translation MVTDNKVQETGMHNTIEEEIKDEFIKREFKNQEISNDSEGEMVNADNTVTNSNVLPPDTTKPAAEMPEKATDNGALFVNEGQYTSVSTVNINFGEPSDIQQDEIRNTCYDAESASAKLKSQCTSFYLAEVPVKGGKMLPDSADALGVCSADVGQQTDSITHKFDGGKSEAVYDTNDKTKTTQCDKGVFINEPPRTEARATPGTDEILSRKVNANEVRQDTNQTQQQNVSDIVSQPVTHENKNEQKSSLQQQDEHRSQANTLMEGNCTSSNMVECSQFHKSCSKSDVSSTKLPTDQCNQCVPPFAACKINRSVYVDTKPQSGILVEIRDLGSMEHEEYITKEISSNAPRNLNTHDQQKEPHDLETVISDSEAIEDLQATVSIDKPLGNLKKLHGNLAQINDYLSVTSSHSLNLVTNVDHSTVLGPNSQSLEKANGSANDSEATVEIQQAAVSKMDLHAEIPEANGSSKITENEFKPIIISTSVNPVATITLDHRNTTSTSETESASNKAATSQSDWTFCGLPILDSGKGKDMLNKAPASLPRDKLEAPVINRRFPSAFTFPREVGEISLKSSNAAGNVFF, from the exons ATGGTTACTGACAATAAAGTGCAGGAAACAGGAATGCACAACACCATAGAAGAGGAAATAAAAGATGAGTTCATTAAGCGAGAATTCAAAAATCAAGAGATCAGCAATGACAGTGAGGGTGAAATGGTCAATGCAGATAATACAG TTACAAACAGTAATGTATTGCCACCAGACACTACGAAGCCAGCTGCAGAAATGCCAGAAAAAGCAACTGATAATGGGGCCCTGTTTGTGAATGAAGGACAGTACACCAGTGTATCAACTGTGAACATTAATTTTGGAGAGCCCAGTGACATTCAGCAGGATGAAATAAGAAACACTTGCTATGATGCAGAGTCTGCAAGTGCAAAACTCAAGTCGCAGTGCACTTCTTTCTATTTGGCAGAAGTCCCAGTGAAAGGAGGAAAGAtgctcccagacagtgctgatgCATTAGGTGTCTGCAGCGCAGATGTAGGTCAGCAGACAGACTCCATCACACATAAATTTGATGGAGGAAAAAGTGAAGCAGTTTATGATACGAATGATAAGACTAAAACCACACAGTGTGACAAAGGTGTCTTTATAAATGAACCACCTAGGACTGAAGCCAGAGCAACCCCTGGCACTGATGAGATTCTATCAAGGAAAGTTAATGCAAATGAAGTAAGACAGGATACTAACCAAACTCAGCAACAAAATGTTTCTGACATTGTGTCTCAACCAGTAACACATGAAAATAAAAATGAGCAGAAATCCAGTTTACAACAACAGGACGAACACCGCAGCCAAGCAAATACTCTGATGGAAGGAAACTGTACTAGCAGCAATATGGTCGAATGCAGTCAGTTCCATAAATCCTGCAGTAAATCAGATGTCAGTTCCACAAAATTACCCACTGACCAGTGTAATCAATGTGTTCCACCATTTGCAGCCTGTAAAATTAACCGTAGTGTTTATGTCGACACTAAACCCCAGTCAGGCATTTTGGTTGAAATAAGGGATCTGGGGTCCATGGAACATGAGGAATATATTACAAAGGAAATAAGTAGCAATGCACCAAGGAATCTTAATACTCATGATCAGCAGAAAGAACCGCATGATCTGGAAACTGTCATTTCTGACAGTGAAGCAATTGAAGATTTGCAGGCAACTGTGTCCATTGACAAACCTTTGGGAAACCTGAAAAAACTGCATGGTAATTTGGCACAAATCAATGACTATTTAAGTGTGACAAGTAGCCATTCACTAAACCTCGTTACTAATGTTGACCATAGTACGGTTTTAGGCCCAAACTCTCAAAGTTTGGAGAAAGCTAATGGCAGTGCAAATGATTCTGAAGCTACTGTGGAAATTCAGCAAGCAGCAGTTAGTAAAATGGATTTACACGCTGAAATACCAGAGGCGAATGGCTCTTCCAAGATAACAGAAAATGAATTCAAACCTATCATTATAAGTACTTCAGTTAATCCAGTCGCAACCATCACTTTAGATCATAGGAATACAACATCAACTTCTGAGACAGAGTCCGCAAGCAACAAAGCAGCGACAAGCCAAAGTGACTGGACATTTTGTGGACTACCTATTTTAGATTCTGGCAAAGGAAAGGATATGCTGAACAAAGCCCCAGCATCACTCCCAAGGGACAAATTGGAGGCTCCTGTTATTAACAGAAGATTCCCTTCAGCATTCACTTTTCCAAGAGAAGTCGGTGAAATTAGTTTGAAAAGCTCAAATGCAGCAGGTAATGTCTTCTTTTGA